TCTTCATAATAAATGAGAACCTGCTTACCAATGGTTTTCACCAGGAATTTTTCATCATCTTCCGCATATAAATAATGCCTGTCCACCATGTATAAGTAAATTCCTGTTATCCAAAAGACTGAGGATAGGACTGAAAAGATAATGAAGGCTAGCTTATCGACCTCTTGTTCAGCAAAAGTTAAAAGACCTGTCATGATGAGCAGGATCACCGCCAAGCCCATTAAAAAGTAGGCAATAATCAGGATTCTTTTTGGGGCTTTTTGGATGATAGGTTCTTGAGTAGTCGTCTCAGCTGCTTGGATTTGTTTCTTTCGCTGCTTAGCCCGCCAATTCATAAAGATCCCTAGCAAAGAAGCGACTAAGAAAGTAGTTTGCTGGATGATAAAGATACTTTTCAAGGTATTTCCTCCCTGGACCAAAAAAACATTTACTTCTCTTCTGATCACTTTTTTATTGTACAAGCGTCATGGTAATCACCAGTTTAGTTTTTGGATAGTAGTCAATCAGGTAGGCAAGCTCAGACTTATAAAGTGAAAAATTTTCGCCTTCTAACCAAAGAAAAACATTTTTGACAGTCTGATACTGAGACCTATCCACCCGCAAATTTATTCCCTCCACGGTCTCCAAACGATAGGTGGTTGCTTGGAGGTTGATATGGGATTCTCTTACCGCCCGCTTTACATGAAAAATCTGTTTTTGGGAACCTTGGACTTGGTCATCGATTAGGCGATACAATCCCCAGCTACCACAAATAATAAGGATAAGCATACAGAGACCTAAAAACCAAAATTTCCAATCTTTGTAGCTAAAGTCACCCATTAAGATCAGATTTAAGACCAGGAAACCTATAAAAAGCAAGCCAGCTTGGTCTATCCATTCTACAAATAACTTAAATTTTTTACTTGCTGACTGCCGACTTTTCAAGCCATTAGCCAACAGTAGAAAAAGTACTCCCAAGATTCCTATTACCCCTAAGAACAGACTCATCTCTCCCACCTATTCACCAGTCAAAATCGCCTTCTTATATTCTGCCAAAAACTTTATTTATCACTATTAAAATCTTATTCTTATCTCTTATAAATTTGTTTCATATTTTATCACAGTTTAAAACTTAAAGCCTTTATATAAGAAACCATCTTTTTAACAGTTAAGTAAACATTTAACACTTAATAAGCTCGTGTTAATGTGAGAGGGGAAGTCGCCAACAGAAAAAAGCTCCAATCCTGGAGCCTTTCTAACATTTTCGTTTATCACTTTAAAATTAAGGTGTCTAAATTCATAGCTTATTTAATTTTTTGAAAGCTCACTTGCCAATCGGGGCCGTAACCTACCTTATAGGCTTGGGCAAAGCTGTTTTGATTGAGAGCCACGGCCAAGTTCTTAAGTGAATTGCAGTAAATAAGCGCTCGGCTTTGCGGAACCGATTGGAAGGATTGGACCACGGGAACCACGTCATCATAGACAGTCTGCCCTTGGTGATGAATCTGAAGATGCAATTGGTCTCCTGTTTTGACTTCTAATTCCTGTAAATAATCATAGGGAATATTGGTCCATAAAGAGCCAAAGCGTTCATCGTGGATAGCAATGTGACCACTGAGAAGACCTTGCTCACGATTTATTTGGTAATCAGCAATATCAAAGAGCGTTAACTCACTCATAGTGACTTCTTCGCCCACCTCACTTAGCGGCAGTTGCCCACTCGATAAGCGTGCAGCAGTATAAGCATATAAATCACGACCATAGAAAGTATAGGATTGATTGGTTGAAGGTAACAGGTTCTTCTCCTTATCAATTTCCCAAACAGCCCGGATGCCCACATATTTAGCTAGGAAAGAGAGTGTCCCATTATTAGGGGTGACAATATAGTGACCACTATCTAATAAAGCGATCACTGACTTTTGCTTGTAGCCCACGCCAGGGTCCACAATCGAGACAAAAATCGTCCCCTGAGGCCAGTAGGAATAGGTCTGATAAAGCCGGTAACCAGCCAAATAAATATCATAAGGGGGAATGTTATGGGTTAAGTGATGGATACTGAGACTCTCATCAACCGTCACTACCACCCCTGTCATGGCCGATACCGCTCCATCATTAAGTCCAAAGTCACTTTGAAAGACTAATTGCTGACGAAAAGCCGGTACTTTACTAAAATCGATACCCATATCTATTCCTCCTCACTCAATACTACTTCGACACTAACCCCAACCCCATAAGGCAGGTCGTATTTAGAAATAAAACTGCCCTGGTTAATAGCTAGACTCAAGTTGCCAAATTCATTCTGATAAATAGTTAATTCCCCTAAGCTCACCTCGCCAAAGGTCTTATGGATTTGAATCGCTTCATCGAAGACGACTGCTCCACTCGCTGAACCCACAATGACTCTAACTGACTTCCCGGCTTGGTCTTTTAACCAGGCAAAGGGAATATTGGTCCAATAATTACCAAAGTTAGGGTCAATAATCTCACCCATTCCCGTCAAGTGGTCCTTGGTTTTTTCCGGATCGATCAAGTCAAAAGTAACAATCTCATCTACCGGGTATTCATGGCCAAAATCTTCAAAGGCCACTTGTCCACTAGCTAGCCGAGCCACACAATAGGCAAAGACATCACGGCCATGAAAGACCGATATTTCCTCCGTCCCCTGGTCTTTGAGGCGGTGGCAGTCAATATCAATCTCAACCACCCTTTCAATCCCAAAGTGTTCGGCAACATGGGTCAGGCTCCCGTTATCGGGGCTCACAATGGTGTAGCCGTTTTTGGTCTGGGCAAACAAGCCCGCCGACTGGTCCCCACGCCAGGATCAACGACTGAAACGAAAATGGTTCCCTTAGGCCAGAATTGCATGGGTTGGTAAAGTCGGAAAGAACCGCTCCAGATATCATAGTTGGGAATCTCATGGGTCCCTGTAATAATTTCTAAGTCACGGTCGACTGACTTGACCACCCCATACATGGCGCTGACAGCAGCCTCCTTGTAGGTAAAATCGGTCTGAAATACTAATATAGGTTTCACTATGTTAATGGTCTCCCTTCTCTAGATGGATCAAATAGCTAGGAATAATGAATAAAACTTGCAATCCCTATCTAAATAACCCACAATTCATGCACTCTTCCAGTAAGTCGTAACCACATATAAATAACAAAGATTCCCCCTTGCACCATGGCTAAGAGGCGCATCTGTTTATCATGGTCACCAGGCTCAAGGTCTCCATAGTAAGTCCGTTTTTTCCCTTGGCCATAGCCTCTCAGATCCATGGCACTGGAAATGGTTTCGACCTGGTCAAAAGAGACAATAATTAAGGGCAAGAGAATAGCAGTATTGGCCTTGAGCCGTTTGAAGACGCTGGCCCGCTTAGGATTGAGCTCCAAGCCCCGCATCTGCATGGATTCCTTAATGGCGGTAAAATCACGAAAGATATCCGGCATATATCTCAGCCCCAAGGAGAACATGGTGCCAATTTGGTAAGGAACCCCCATGGCATACAAACCACTGGCTAACTGGGTGGGGGTAATGGTTAAGATAAAGCAGAGACTGATAATCAAACTGCCGATCATCTTCATAATTCTGGCTAAAAAGTAAATTAAGGTCTCATAGGTGATGACAAAGTAATCATTAAAGCGATATAAAACCGTTATTTGTCCCGCCAGATCGGTCCCGGTTAAGGGATTAGCCAGATAGTAAAGCAAGACATTAATCAGGTTCATGATTAACATAAAGCGAAAGATAAACTTCAACGCCCGACTTTCCCGGTAAACCTGCTTAAAGATCCAGGAGTGGATAAGAAAGAGGGGAAGGATAATCCGCAAATCGAAAGACACCATCATTAAGGCTAGCGCAGTAACAAAAACCCATAACTTGGTTGACCCCGCTAGGCGATCAAAGTAGCCATCGCCAATATCATAACGGATAATCAATTGCTCATGCATCTACTTTCCCTCCCTTTCGCTTTTAATAAAAGCCTGAACAAAATCAGCTACCGGTAAATTCAAGCGCTTGGCAAAGTCAAAAATGGATGTCTTCTTCAAGGACGCCCGCTGAACCAGTTGGTCATCAGCTAAAATGTCAAAAATCGGTCGGTCAGCAATTAAGTGGCCGTCTTCAATGACCAAGCCCCGGTCGGTGTATTCCAAGGCGAGGTGCATATCATGGGTGATGAAGATCATGGTCATTTGATAGGTCTGGTTCAAGTCATCAATAAATTCCATGACTTCCCGGTAATGGGCATAATCCGATCCAGCAGTTGGCTCGTCGAGAATAATACAAGTGGGTTCCAAGGCAAGCACGATGGCTACCGATAAGCGTTTTTTCTGTCCGTAACTTAGGGCTGAAATTGGCCAGTTCCGCTTTGGATAAAGGCCGGTAACTTGGAGGACTTGCTGGACCCGATCTTCAATTTCATCCTTATCGACTTGCCGGTATTCCAATCCCAAGGCAATCTCCCGGTAGACTGAATCCGTCACCAGCATTTGATTAGGATTTTGCATGACATAGCCAATCAGTTGGGCAATTTCTTGGATAGTAACCGGGTTACCTAGGCGATCAATACTCCCCAACTGCGGCTTTAAGACACCCGTTAAGAGCTTGGCCAAGGTGGATTTTCCTGACCCATTCTCACCCACAATGGCGATACGTTCTCCTCGTTTAATGGTTAGTTCTGGGATTTGAATAAGCGGCTGCTCGGGATCATAGCCAAAGCTCAAGTCCTCTAAATGAACAATGACTTGGTCAGAATCACTTTGCGAATTTTGACCACTTGCCTCAGCTTCTTTAAAAGCAGAGCCCTCATCATTCCGCCAAGGCTGTTTTCCTTGATAGGGAGCGAGGTCGATGGTCTCTAACTGAGTCAAGCCTTCCTTTTGCTTCAAGCCCCCGTACATATTCTTCAAGGCACTAATATAAAGGGGCTCGCGAATCCCATATTGAATCAAGAGATCAGAAGTAATCAGTTCATCCGGCGTCATCACAGTCACAATCCGTCCTTGGTCTAATAAAACCACCCGATCAATAGGCCGGTGGAGGACATCTTCAAAGCGGTGTTCGATGATGATCACGGTCTTGCCATCCTGCTTATTTAAAGAATCAATGAGTTCAACCATAGATAGTCCCATCTGGGGGTCTAAGGCTGCTAGGGGTTCATCGAAGAGTAAAATTTGGTTCTTTTCCCCTAGAATACCTGCCACAGAGACTTTTTGTTTCTGACCGCCGGACAGGGAATAGGGTAGCGACCGTAACTGGTCAACCACCCCAGCCCGCCGAGCGACCTTGTCAACGAAAGCCCTCATCACAGACCTGGGCGTATTACGGTTTTCCAAAGCAAAGGCAATATCCTCAGCCACATTGATGCCAACAAATTGGGCATCGCTATCCTGCAAGACCGAACCAACCTCTTGGGACAAATCGAAAACCGATGAAGATCCCACCGCGTGCCCAGCAACAGTGGCCGTCCCAGTGATGGTCCCTTCAAACTGGTTAGGAATCAGTCCATTGATGCACTGTCCCAGGGTGGATTTTCCGCTCCCACTGGCGCCTAAAATCAGAATCTTTTCGCCTGGATAAATGTCCAAGTTAATGTCTTTAAGTGCTGGTTCTTGCGCGGAAGCGTAGGTAAAAGAAAAATCTTTAAATTGAATAATTGGTGAAAGACTATTTTGCTGCATTAGTCTTCATCTACCAAGTTTGCTGTCCCCCGATAACGTTTAGCCAGCGTAAAGAGCAAGGGAATGCCAACGACAAGGACAACGATGGCATTGGTTAGAACCGCCACTTGGGCCTGGGTGATGGTAATGGCCAATTCACCCCCGTAGAAAACCTGAGTCAAGAGCGGTGTGATCAAACCAAAGGAAAGTTCTAAGCCAACCACCGATACCAAGGCATAAATCACCGCGTGTTTAGCCGTAAAGATCCCCCGTCGAATATCGGCACCGTAAAGCGGTAAGGCACCGATAAAGAAACAAGCAAACATATTGCCCACGGTCCAATCCAGCCAGAAACCACTTCCGCCTAAAGCATCCGCGAAGACGTTCCCGATCAAACCAACTAAGGCCGCTTGTACCGGTCCGAAGAGGGCCCCAACCACAATAGGGACAATGTAAGCTGTTGATAACTTGGTATTGGTAAAAACAGGAATCCCTCCGTAAGTCATCAAAATCCCAAATAAGGCTGCTCCAATAGCGACTGCAACAATGTTTCGTGTGCTAAAATGTTTATTCATCATTTTTCCTCCTTTACTTAAATCAAATAGCATTAACATTTAAGTTCTTTGTGATTAAGTTATTCTATCATAGCACTTTTGAAAGTGAATTATCATTTACCGATCAAGCGTGCACATTCAACAAAAGATAATTAATTATTGTAAAACTTTTAATTTTTTCGTTTAATGATTAACGCTTTGAATTTCAATCCACTAAAAAAGCCCCCTCACAGGAGCTTCTCTCTACACTTAAATTATACACAAAGTATATTTCGAAACCTCATCCCTTACTTTCACAAAAATCCTACTCCTATAATTTATCCTTCAATGAATTATCTGCTTCCAGCAATTTCTTATAGTAGGCATCATACTGCGGGCTAAACTTCCTTATTAAAGGAATCGCCTTTTCATAATAATGATTGTCCTCCATATAATTTTTAATTTTTTCATTCATTGAGTATAAGGGACTGCTTTTAAAATCATCACTTTCTTTAAAATTTAGATAGGCCTTGACAGACTCTTTGTTACTCTCAAACCATTCGTTAGGCGCTTCAACCGCAGCCTGCTTGCTATTATTCACTTTATCTAACATAGATAGATCTATGTCTGAAGCGATTTTTTCAATCCAGTCTTTTTCTTCTTCGGAAAATTTAATCATGGGCAAGGAGTCTAAATAATCAATATATTCTTCAAAAGCAGCTGCATTTTGCTGTTTAACTGGCTCATTCAAAAAAGGTTGATATGCATAAAAGAAGGCCTGACCAAAGTAACCTGGAAAAATCAATTGCAAGCGTTCATACATGGTGTCATATTTTTTAATCGAAGATATTTCCTGTTCAATTTCTTGAATAGATTCTCCAGCGATTAGCCTTTGCAGCAACTGATGTTTGCGATGATCTAACTCGCTTTTTATTTGTTTTTCACGAAGGATAGTCGCAAGCTGCTTCTCATTATTCAGGATTTCTTCAACTTCATTCAGACTTAAATCTAACTTTCTTAATGTAGCAATCTTATGTAGTTTATCAACATCCAATTCACTATAGCTACGGTAGCCATTTTCTTCCCTATGGGGTGCAATTAGACCTTTTTCTTCATAGTATTCGATTGCCTTCCGTGTTAATCCAGTTTGCTTTTGCACTTCACCGCGTAACATATGACTCCCTCCTTCAATCTAAAGATATCACGGAGCCTCAGGGACAGGTCAAGAATTATCTTCAACATCTTCAATTAATATTAAATTTGAAGAACTTATTCCATCATCTTCCTCACATTTCTTCTCTGAAAAGCAAAAAGCGATGTCCTTAAAAAGTCTCAACTTCTCAAGAACCTCGTTATTATGCTATTTATAACAACTTTATTCATCCATCCTCATATGTGGTGTGGCTAATTTTTTGCAATCAAAAGACCCGACTTAGCCCTCTTTAATATAAGAGGCCTGTCGGGTTTATTTTATCTATACTTGTTAACGTATTCTTAGACTTGTACTTATTGTTTTTTCATTAATTGTTCTATATTTTTATTTAGCCTATCAAGTTGTCTCATGATGATATAATTTTGGACAACCAAAGCACTTAAGCCACTAGAAGATGCTTCATTTGAGTGGTTCAATAGTACCTCCAAATCATCCTGATTAAGGCCTTCCAGATTAAAATCTTC
This genomic window from Aerococcus sp. Group 1 contains:
- a CDS encoding SAM hydroxide adenosyltransferase, with amino-acid sequence MGEIIDPNFGNYWTNIPFAWLKDQAGKSVRVIVGSASGAVVFDEAIQIHKTFGEVSLGELTIYQNEFGNLSLAINQGSFISKYDLPYGVGVSVEVVLSEEE
- a CDS encoding MerR family transcriptional regulator, translated to MLRGEVQKQTGLTRKAIEYYEEKGLIAPHREENGYRSYSELDVDKLHKIATLRKLDLSLNEVEEILNNEKQLATILREKQIKSELDHRKHQLLQRLIAGESIQEIEQEISSIKKYDTMYERLQLIFPGYFGQAFFYAYQPFLNEPVKQQNAAAFEEYIDYLDSLPMIKFSEEEKDWIEKIASDIDLSMLDKVNNSKQAAVEAPNEWFESNKESVKAYLNFKESDDFKSSPLYSMNEKIKNYMEDNHYYEKAIPLIRKFSPQYDAYYKKLLEADNSLKDKL
- a CDS encoding ECF-type riboflavin transporter substrate-binding protein; translation: MMNKHFSTRNIVAVAIGAALFGILMTYGGIPVFTNTKLSTAYIVPIVVGALFGPVQAALVGLIGNVFADALGGSGFWLDWTVGNMFACFFIGALPLYGADIRRGIFTAKHAVIYALVSVVGLELSFGLITPLLTQVFYGGELAITITQAQVAVLTNAIVVLVVGIPLLFTLAKRYRGTANLVDED
- a CDS encoding energy-coupling factor transporter transmembrane protein EcfT codes for the protein MHEQLIIRYDIGDGYFDRLAGSTKLWVFVTALALMMVSFDLRIILPLFLIHSWIFKQVYRESRALKFIFRFMLIMNLINVLLYYLANPLTGTDLAGQITVLYRFNDYFVITYETLIYFLARIMKMIGSLIISLCFILTITPTQLASGLYAMGVPYQIGTMFSLGLRYMPDIFRDFTAIKESMQMRGLELNPKRASVFKRLKANTAILLPLIIVSFDQVETISSAMDLRGYGQGKKRTYYGDLEPGDHDKQMRLLAMVQGGIFVIYMWLRLTGRVHELWVI
- a CDS encoding ABC transporter ATP-binding protein is translated as MQQNSLSPIIQFKDFSFTYASAQEPALKDINLDIYPGEKILILGASGSGKSTLGQCINGLIPNQFEGTITGTATVAGHAVGSSSVFDLSQEVGSVLQDSDAQFVGINVAEDIAFALENRNTPRSVMRAFVDKVARRAGVVDQLRSLPYSLSGGQKQKVSVAGILGEKNQILLFDEPLAALDPQMGLSMVELIDSLNKQDGKTVIIIEHRFEDVLHRPIDRVVLLDQGRIVTVMTPDELITSDLLIQYGIREPLYISALKNMYGGLKQKEGLTQLETIDLAPYQGKQPWRNDEGSAFKEAEASGQNSQSDSDQVIVHLEDLSFGYDPEQPLIQIPELTIKRGERIAIVGENGSGKSTLAKLLTGVLKPQLGSIDRLGNPVTIQEIAQLIGYVMQNPNQMLVTDSVYREIALGLEYRQVDKDEIEDRVQQVLQVTGLYPKRNWPISALSYGQKKRLSVAIVLALEPTCIILDEPTAGSDYAHYREVMEFIDDLNQTYQMTMIFITHDMHLALEYTDRGLVIEDGHLIADRPIFDILADDQLVQRASLKKTSIFDFAKRLNLPVADFVQAFIKSEREGK
- a CDS encoding S-adenosyl-l-methionine hydroxide adenosyltransferase family protein — protein: MGIDFSKVPAFRQQLVFQSDFGLNDGAVSAMTGVVVTVDESLSIHHLTHNIPPYDIYLAGYRLYQTYSYWPQGTIFVSIVDPGVGYKQKSVIALLDSGHYIVTPNNGTLSFLAKYVGIRAVWEIDKEKNLLPSTNQSYTFYGRDLYAYTAARLSSGQLPLSEVGEEVTMSELTLFDIADYQINREQGLLSGHIAIHDERFGSLWTNIPYDYLQELEVKTGDQLHLQIHHQGQTVYDDVVPVVQSFQSVPQSRALIYCNSLKNLAVALNQNSFAQAYKVGYGPDWQVSFQKIK